A genomic window from Montipora capricornis isolate CH-2021 chromosome 8, ASM3666992v2, whole genome shotgun sequence includes:
- the LOC138014225 gene encoding serine/threonine-protein kinase 38-like isoform X1, whose protein sequence is MSANGAPCSYSNHTLEKVAKTKASLESFYANLITQHQERQNRWRVLEINMEQQGLTEEEKQQSRSHLARKETEFLRLKRSRIGKEDFDSLKVIGRGAFGEVRLVQKQDTGHVYAMKILKKAEMLEKEQVAHARAERDILAEAENPWVVKMYYSFQDGQFLYLVMEFLPGGDLMTMLMKKDTFTEDQTQFYIAESVLAIDSIHQVGFIHRDIKPDNLLLDSKGHIKLADFGLCTGLKKAHRTEFYREISPSDMKDFTSTEPLDTKGRAATWKKNRRQLAYSTVGTPDYIAPEVFHQKGYNKSCDWWSLGVIMYEMLIGYPPFCSESPQETYKKVMNWRETLIFPPEMPISDNARDLIERWCCDPDKRLSYNDAIKAHPFFNGVDWQNIRDRPAALPIHVKSIDDTSNFDEFPESDLDSNWFKDTKIDAAGGKDWVFLNYTFKRFEGLTQRGVKLPVL, encoded by the exons ATGAGTGCAAATGGAGCGCCTTGTTCATACTCCAACCACACTCTCGAGAAGGTAGCAAAAACTAAGGCTAGTCTGGAAAGTTTCTATGCTAATTTGATAACCCAGCATCAAGAAAGGCAAAACAG ATGGAGAGTTTTGGAAATCAACATGGAACAACAAGGTTTAACGGAAGAAGAG AAACAACAGTCCAGAAGCCACCTTGCAAGGAAAGAAACCGAGTTTCTGAGGCTAAAACGATCAAGAATTGGAAAGGAAGACTTTGACTCATTGAAGGTTATAGGAAGAGGAGCTTTTGGTGAG GTACGTTTAGTTCAAAAGCAAGATACAGGTCATGTGTATGCTATGAAGATCCTAAAAAAGGCAGAAATGCTGGAAAAGGAACAG GTGGCCCATGCTCGAGCTGAGAGAGATATACTTGCTGAAGCAGAAAATCCATGGGTTGTAAAGATGTACTACTCTTTTCAGGATGGACAATTTCTTTATTTAGTGATGGAATTTCTTCCAGGTG GTGATCTTATGACAATGCTCATGAAGAAGGACACCTTTACTGAGGATCAAACACAGTTCTACATTGCAGAATCAGTTCTTGCTATCGACTCTATTCATCAAGTTGGATTTATTCATAG GGATATCAAGCCTGACAATTTATTGTTGGATAGTAAA GGCCATATCAAGTTAGCAGATTTTGGTCTTTGCACTGGTCTCAAAAAAGCACACAGAACAGAGTTTTACAGAGAAATATCACCTAGTGACATGAAAGATTTCA CATCGACCGAACCATTAGATACAAAAGGCAGAGCAGCAACATGGAAAAAGAATAGACGGCAGTTG GCTTATTCAACCGTAGGGACACCAGATTACATTGCTCCAGAAGTATTTCACCAAAAAGGGTATAATAAAAGCTGCGACTGGTGGTCATTAGGCGTAATCATGTACGAAATGCTTATAG GTTATCCTCCATTTTGTTCAGAAAGTCCACAAg AAACATATAAAAAGGTGATGAATTGGAGAGAGACACTAATCTTCCCACCTGAGATGCCCATTTCAGACAATGCAAGAGACTTGATTGAGAG ATGGTGCTGTGATCCAGATAAGAGGCTCAGCTACAATGATGCTATCAAAGCTCATCCATTTTTCAATGGGGTTGATTGGCAAAATATTAG GGATCGACCAGCTGCTCTTCCAATTCATGTAAAATCAATTGATGACACTTCAAATTTCGACGAATTTCCAGAGTCAGACCTGGATTCAA ACTGGTTTAAAGACACAAAAATAGACGCTGCTGGAGGAAAGGATTGGGTGTTTTTAAACTATACCTTCAAACGATTTGAGGGGCTCACACAAAGAGGAGTCAAGCTTCCTGTGCtgtaa
- the LOC138014221 gene encoding uncharacterized protein has product MAALPPGSSFDRALNLINRAVGMLREGNNLESQSEGSSSSDVQNLPAASTSSSSGSLPVANASNGQNGAPPGTPTELSRLFPGFMRPSPAGSTQWSRNPWKPKQRGTPYQRFKPKDSWTHVFVCLSERDDSDVPQRDEKRALKEAGLGEKKIIFNNKNGQFEHVKSTLEDHFPKVKDVQGAFEILRASGARRRLEVIAMPPLGYTVPYLREALGQAIAYLRPVQRCLDMTPITQPSPPLDMSGAPSVPCVNCGKHVAISQLRIHEDGCSGGPSTASPTPLALEKESSNVAKLKELFPGEQFSVLQATLSTFAGDINKAAAHLAGCGEDDDNVGDLPPVLESRDDEGIELTSLNYKFDESSANDVMRIYKEKKQQGTEFIEVNRMQLSLLRQIMRIYKSPRFQLAKSLDVNFYHEQCADMGGPTKEFFHDAIASFTHVDPAFNIQLFGGQKGHLIPFYGVDAISSGCFEIAGKVVAHSILHDGPGFVGLAPSLVEYLATGSVDAARGIVSLNDIADLDLKQLIEEEILHKEVKDMSAIAKDRVEEVMVRHGLTDVPITDLNKEKAVNDLMVAEVLITRTLALDTFFRGLNCLGLGDLLRKYPIIKDIVFPSPDKVEIDPETLKSKFVQAKGQTAENCKEDEQSWNWFLQFVEEAGNCEDESAGRPLITSLVLFITGSTIIGVLKLYSRRTPRRSCLRQIPVLIEYSFQHLTRVMKNLQMLANCL; this is encoded by the exons ATGGCGGCCCTGCCGCCTGGATCAAGCTTTGATCGAGCTCTGAATTTAATAAACCGAGCGGTTGGGATGCTGCGCGAGGGGAATAACTTGGAAAGCCAAAGTGAGGGAAGTTCCTCCAGTGATGTTCAAAATCTGCCCGCTGCAAGCACTTCGAGTAGTTCAGGTTCTCTGCCCGTGGCAAATGCTTCGAATGGTCAGAATGGTGCTCCTCCGGGAACACCGACAGAACTATCCAGACTCTTTCCCGGTTTCATGAGACCATCTCCTGCAGGCAGCACGCAATGGAGTCGAAATCCGTGGAAACCAAAACAAAGGGGGACGCCGTATCAACGATTTAAGCCTAAAGACTCTTGGACGCACGTGTTCGTTTGTTTATCTGAAAGAGATGACAGTGACGTGCCACAGCGTGACGAGAAAAGAGCATTAAAGGAGGCGGGTCTTGGTGAGaaaaagataattttcaacaacaagaaTGGTCAATTTGAGCACGTAAAAAGTACACTAGAGGATCACTTTCCCAAGGTAAAAGATGTCCAAGGTGCTTTTGAAATACTACGTGCATCTGGTGCCAGGAGAAGGTTAGAAGTTATCGCAATGCCTCCTTTAGGATATACAGTACCTTACCTGAGAGAAGCCCTGGGACAGGCGATTGCTTACTTGAGGCCAGTGCAGCGGTGCTTAGACATGACTCCCATCACTCAG CCCTCTCCACCACTTGATATGAGTGGGGCCCCATCAGTACCATGTGTCAACTGTGGGAAGCATGTGGCCATATCACAGTTGCGTATTCATGAAGATGGTTGCAGTGGAGGGCCAAGTACTGCAAGTCCAACTCCTCTTGCTCTTGAGAAG GAAAGTAGCAATGTGGCAAAGTTGAAAGAATTGTTTCCTGGTGAACAGTTTTCTGTACTTCAAGCCACATTATCAACTTTTGCTGGTGATATCAACAAAGCTGCTGCTCATCTGGCAGGTTGTGGAGAAG ATGATGATAATGTGGGAGACTTGCCACCAGTACTTGAATCCAGAGATGACGAGG GAATTGAATTAACATCCCTCAATTACAAGTTTGACGAGAGTTCTGCTAATGATGTAATGAGAATATACAAGGAGAAGAAACAACAGGGAACTGAATTCATAGAAGTTAACAGAATGCAGCTCTCACTTCTGCGACAGATAATGAGGATCTACAAAAGTCCTAGGTTTCAGCTTGCAAAATCCCTAGATGTTAACTTCTACCATGAGCAGTGTGCTGACATGGGTGGGCCAACCAAAGAATTCTTCCATGATGCAATAGCAAGTTTCACACATGTAGATCCTGCATTCAACATCCAACTGTTCGGGGGCCAAAAGGGTCATCTAATTCCATTTTATGGTGTGGATGCTATTTCATCTGGGTGCTTTGAAATTGCTGGTAAAGTTGTTGCCCACAGCATTCTTCATGATGGGCCTGGATTTGTAGGACTTGCTCCAAGCCTTGTTGAGTACCTGGCAACTGGGTCTGTAGATGCAGCCAGGGGAATTGTAAGTCTGAATGACATAGCAGACTTGGATCTGAAACAGCTAATTGAAGAAGAA ATCCTGCATAAAGAGGTAAAAGACATGTCAGCCATTGCAAAGGACAGAGTGGAAGAAGTGATGGTTAGGCATGGCCTTACAGATGTTCCAATTACCGATCTGAATAAAGAGAAAGCAGTTAATGATTTGATGGTTGCTGAAGTCCTTATTACGCGCACTCTAGCCTTGGACACCTTTTTCAGAGGCCTCAACTGCCTGGGCCTTGGCGATCTGCTGCGGAAATATCCCATCATCAAAGATATTGTCTTCCCCTCTCCGGACAAGGTTGAAATTGATCCTGAAACACTGAAAAGTAAGTTTGTGCAAGCAAAAGGACAGACTGCAGAGAATTGCAAGGAAGATGAACAGTCCTGGAACTGGTTTCTGCAGTTTGTAGAGGAGGCTGGAAACTGTGAAG
- the LOC138014224 gene encoding serine-rich adhesin for platelets-like translates to MFCHSCGGWRSQNHKFCPKCGVSLSSSSTSQVSSFKKFLSEKSKERQTSFKSKSKSKKMDEFVTITIGIGSASSGVFKPVRGKSLPLKVNKRASAQTVLDEALKKRRSYDRTFRNDKSYKLCFPDGSEVTTLPGTKEAFTLEKYKEDLGKSYARISLFLCPLKEASDSESEQTCWPWLDLEFESDEWLDDVDIADRFAVEISEHSSATTSTTTVCAAASRSLTSTNSNGAVACSFSGSTPVNASQSTAAITTAASTPDVTLNANQDAGQAATSDTNEVFTSVDVSECASSSECPLSGGAIQLNDENVQSQPPLDFDHGTAPIAVKDVLVHRFQVLKDLIEEFKALDIPTHHYHLNLVIVNERGEIEDGRGLGVVREVITLFWHQFFRSLSIGATEKVPSVRHDYQLEEWEAVGKVLVYGYCEIMYFPVTLSGVFMGSCLFEESTISDSFLLEAFLSYIGKDEAETLRKCTEGVLDANDDEV, encoded by the exons ATGTTTTGCCACAGTTGCGGTGGGTGGAGAAGTCAAAATCATAAGTTTTGCCCGAAGTGCGGGGTTAGTTTATCGTCATCTTCGACTAGTCAAGTCtctagttttaaaaaatttctaAGCGAAAAGTCGAAAGAAAGGCAAACCTCGTTCAAGTCCAAGTCCAAGTCCAAGAAGATGGACGAATTTGTAACTATTACAATCGGGATTGGTTCTGCATCGAGCGGCGTTTTCAAGCCTGTGAGGGGCAAGTCCCTTCCCTTAAAAGTCAATAAACGTGCCTCAGCCCAGACAGTACTGGATGAAGCCTTGAAGAAACGACGTTCTTATGATCGAACTTTCAGAAATGACAAGAGTTATAAACTGTGTTTTCCTGATGGAAGCGAAGTTACCACTCTTCCCGGAACAAAAGAGGCATTTACACTGGAAAAATATAAAGAAGACCTAGGGAAGAGTTATGCACGGATTTCTTTGTTCTTATGCCCACTAAAAGAAGCTTCGGATTCTGAATCCGAACAGACTTGCTGGCCGTGGTTGGACCTGGAATTTGAAAGCGATGAATGGTTAGATGACGTAGACATCGCTGACAGATTCGCAGTTGAAATTTCTGAGCATTCGTCTGCCACAACGTCTACCACTACAGTTTGTGCCGCAGCCAGTCGATCTTTGACTTCTACCAATTCTAATGGAGCAGTCGCGTGCAGTTTTTCTG GTTCTACCCCTGTGAATGCAAGTCAAAGTACTGCAGCAATTACCACAGCTGCTAGTACTCCTGATGTTACATTAAATGCCAACCAAGATGCTGGTCAAGCTGCAACATCAGATACCAATGAAGTTTTTACCTCTGTTGATGTCAGTGAATGTGCCTCATCTAGTGAGTGCCCTTTATCTGGTGGTGCCATTCAGCTTAATGATGAAAATGTGCAGAGTCAGCCCCCTTTGGACTTTGATCATG gTACTGCACCGATAGCAGTAAAGGATGTGCTTGTACATAGATTCCAAGTTCTCAAAGACTTGATAGAGGAATTCAAAGCCTTGGACATCCCTACACATCATTATCATCTAAATCTAGTTATAGTTAATGAGCGTGGGGAGATTGAAGATGGCAGAGGTCTTGGTGTTGTGCGAGAAGTAATCacattgttttggcaccaattCTTTAGGTCTCTGTCAATTGGTGCAACAGAAAAAGTTCCCTCAGTAAGACATGACTACCAACTTGAAGAATGGGAGGCAGTAGGGAAAGTATTGGTGTATGGATATTGTGAAATTATGTATTTTCCTGTTACTCTTTCGGGTGTTTTCATGGGGAGCTGTTTGTTTGAGGAAAGCACtatttctgacagctttcttCTTGAAGCATTTTTATCATACATAGGCAAAGATGAAGCAGAAACATTAAGAAAGTGCACTGAGGGTGTGTTAGACGCTAATGATGATGAGGTATGA
- the LOC138014225 gene encoding serine/threonine-protein kinase 38-like isoform X2, translating to MEQQGLTEEEKQQSRSHLARKETEFLRLKRSRIGKEDFDSLKVIGRGAFGEVRLVQKQDTGHVYAMKILKKAEMLEKEQVAHARAERDILAEAENPWVVKMYYSFQDGQFLYLVMEFLPGGDLMTMLMKKDTFTEDQTQFYIAESVLAIDSIHQVGFIHRDIKPDNLLLDSKGHIKLADFGLCTGLKKAHRTEFYREISPSDMKDFTSTEPLDTKGRAATWKKNRRQLAYSTVGTPDYIAPEVFHQKGYNKSCDWWSLGVIMYEMLIGYPPFCSESPQETYKKVMNWRETLIFPPEMPISDNARDLIERWCCDPDKRLSYNDAIKAHPFFNGVDWQNIRDRPAALPIHVKSIDDTSNFDEFPESDLDSNWFKDTKIDAAGGKDWVFLNYTFKRFEGLTQRGVKLPVL from the exons ATGGAACAACAAGGTTTAACGGAAGAAGAG AAACAACAGTCCAGAAGCCACCTTGCAAGGAAAGAAACCGAGTTTCTGAGGCTAAAACGATCAAGAATTGGAAAGGAAGACTTTGACTCATTGAAGGTTATAGGAAGAGGAGCTTTTGGTGAG GTACGTTTAGTTCAAAAGCAAGATACAGGTCATGTGTATGCTATGAAGATCCTAAAAAAGGCAGAAATGCTGGAAAAGGAACAG GTGGCCCATGCTCGAGCTGAGAGAGATATACTTGCTGAAGCAGAAAATCCATGGGTTGTAAAGATGTACTACTCTTTTCAGGATGGACAATTTCTTTATTTAGTGATGGAATTTCTTCCAGGTG GTGATCTTATGACAATGCTCATGAAGAAGGACACCTTTACTGAGGATCAAACACAGTTCTACATTGCAGAATCAGTTCTTGCTATCGACTCTATTCATCAAGTTGGATTTATTCATAG GGATATCAAGCCTGACAATTTATTGTTGGATAGTAAA GGCCATATCAAGTTAGCAGATTTTGGTCTTTGCACTGGTCTCAAAAAAGCACACAGAACAGAGTTTTACAGAGAAATATCACCTAGTGACATGAAAGATTTCA CATCGACCGAACCATTAGATACAAAAGGCAGAGCAGCAACATGGAAAAAGAATAGACGGCAGTTG GCTTATTCAACCGTAGGGACACCAGATTACATTGCTCCAGAAGTATTTCACCAAAAAGGGTATAATAAAAGCTGCGACTGGTGGTCATTAGGCGTAATCATGTACGAAATGCTTATAG GTTATCCTCCATTTTGTTCAGAAAGTCCACAAg AAACATATAAAAAGGTGATGAATTGGAGAGAGACACTAATCTTCCCACCTGAGATGCCCATTTCAGACAATGCAAGAGACTTGATTGAGAG ATGGTGCTGTGATCCAGATAAGAGGCTCAGCTACAATGATGCTATCAAAGCTCATCCATTTTTCAATGGGGTTGATTGGCAAAATATTAG GGATCGACCAGCTGCTCTTCCAATTCATGTAAAATCAATTGATGACACTTCAAATTTCGACGAATTTCCAGAGTCAGACCTGGATTCAA ACTGGTTTAAAGACACAAAAATAGACGCTGCTGGAGGAAAGGATTGGGTGTTTTTAAACTATACCTTCAAACGATTTGAGGGGCTCACACAAAGAGGAGTCAAGCTTCCTGTGCtgtaa